The Cryptococcus deuterogattii R265 chromosome 6, complete sequence genomic sequence CAGAAAATGCTCCTCAACATTGCCCGGTACGTTGCAATACGTCTCATTTCTTACGCGCCACTGACGACAGCTCTTCTATGGCAGGGAGTTGAATCTTCACAGGCTGGCAAGGCGGATGCTTGCGAAGGCTGTCCAAATCAATCTGTCTGTGCAGAGGGCCCCAAAGGGCCTGATCCTGATTTGCCACTTATCCGAGAGCGAATGAGCTCTGTAAGACGGAAAATATTGGTGCTTTCAGGGAAAGGTGGCGTGGGGAAAAGCACATTTACTGCAGGTTTGTCTTGGGCTCTCGCAGCAGATGAGGAGTGCCAAGTGAGTGTTTTCGATTACTTCGACAGGACCATCGCTGATACAAGACCAGGCAGGAATAATGGACATTGACATCTGCGGACCATCGATCCCTTTGCTCATGGGATTGCAATCTTCAACCATCCATACCTCGGCTTCTGGATGGTCTCCCGCGTATGCACTTGACAACTTAGCTGTCATGTCGATCgggtttcttcttccttcctcgtctgaTGCCGTCATCTGGCGTGGGCCAAAAAAGAATGGGCTTATCAAGCAATTCCTGAAGGACGTTGAGTGGGGTGATTTGGACTATATGGTTGTTGACACACCCCCTGGGACAAGCGACGAGCATCTGTCAATTGTACAGTACCTGAAGGAGGCAGGTATTGATGGTGCTGTACTTGTAACAACGCCGCAAGAGGTGGCACTGCAAGATGTGAGAAAGGAAATTGATTTCTGCAAGAAAGTCGGGATCCCCGTTCTGGGGATCGTGGAGAATATGTCTGGTTTTGTCTGCCCTAATTGCAAGAATGAAAGCCAAATATTTGCCCCCACGACGGGTGGGGCCGAGGCAATGGGCAAAGAGCTGGGAATAGAATTACTGGGGAAAGTGCCGCTGGACCCTAGAATTGGGATGACCTGTGATCAGGGAATGAGTTTTTTGGATGAATATCCGGAGAGCCCGGCCACTATGGCTTATTTAGATATTGTGCAAAGGATAAGAGAGATTCTTGACGATGAGTAAAGGCTATTATTCTATCATGTAGTGGCCATGTGTTGTATGTATGCATGTCTTTATCCTATTCGCTTCCGTCATGTGCCCTTCTCTCAGCCTCGATTGCACCTTCATCgact encodes the following:
- a CDS encoding cytosolic Fe-S cluster assembly factor NBP35, whose translation is MIATQRPFPIPSPVPLAPSSTVLPTTVPENAPQHCPGVESSQAGKADACEGCPNQSVCAEGPKGPDPDLPLIRERMSSVRRKILVLSGKGGVGKSTFTAGLSWALAADEECQAGIMDIDICGPSIPLLMGLQSSTIHTSASGWSPAYALDNLAVMSIGFLLPSSSDAVIWRGPKKNGLIKQFLKDVEWGDLDYMVVDTPPGTSDEHLSIVQYLKEAGIDGAVLVTTPQEVALQDVRKEIDFCKKVGIPVLGIVENMSGFVCPNCKNESQIFAPTTGGAEAMGKELGIELLGKVPLDPRIGMTCDQGMSFLDEYPESPATMAYLDIVQRIREILDDE